The following proteins are co-located in the Longimicrobium terrae genome:
- the galK gene encoding galactokinase: MTSDNGLRSAVVRAFEERYGGAPAFVARAPGRVNLIGEHTDYNDGFVLPMAIDRAVWIALRPREDYKVRIHSLDFDEEREFDLMHLASSGMEWMDYVQAVAWALQKRDRNLKGWDGVTAGDVPIGAGLSSSAAFELASARAFAALSGLHWEPREMALMAQRAENEWIGVYCGIMDQMISAAGEAGHALLIDCRSLETRSVPVPAGTSVVILDTATRRGLVDSAYNDRRRHCEEAAAALGVPALRDVTRAKFEARAESLPPLIRKRARHVVTEIERTLEAAEALERNDAARVGDLMNASHASLRDDFEVSRRELDVIVELAQAQGACYGARMTGAGFGGCAVALVQTEGAEAFAASVAADYQRATDLEARVYVCSASEGASLEQMEYAA, encoded by the coding sequence ATGACGAGCGACAACGGGTTGCGGTCCGCGGTGGTGCGGGCCTTCGAGGAGCGCTACGGCGGCGCGCCGGCTTTTGTGGCCCGCGCCCCCGGCCGCGTGAACCTGATCGGCGAGCACACCGACTACAACGACGGCTTCGTGCTGCCCATGGCCATCGACCGGGCCGTGTGGATCGCCCTGCGCCCGCGCGAAGACTACAAGGTCCGCATTCATTCGCTGGACTTTGACGAAGAGCGCGAGTTTGACCTCATGCACCTGGCCAGCTCCGGAATGGAGTGGATGGACTACGTGCAGGCGGTGGCGTGGGCGCTGCAGAAGCGCGACCGCAACCTCAAGGGGTGGGACGGGGTGACGGCGGGCGACGTGCCCATCGGCGCCGGCCTGTCTTCCAGCGCGGCCTTTGAGCTGGCCTCCGCGCGCGCATTTGCCGCCCTCAGCGGGCTGCACTGGGAGCCGCGGGAGATGGCTTTGATGGCGCAGCGGGCGGAAAACGAGTGGATCGGCGTGTACTGCGGGATCATGGACCAGATGATCAGCGCCGCTGGCGAGGCCGGCCACGCGCTGCTCATCGACTGCCGCTCGCTGGAAACGCGCTCCGTTCCCGTGCCGGCGGGCACCTCGGTGGTGATCCTGGATACGGCCACGCGGCGCGGCCTGGTGGACAGCGCCTACAACGACCGCCGCCGCCACTGCGAGGAGGCCGCCGCCGCGCTGGGCGTGCCCGCGCTGCGCGACGTGACGCGGGCGAAGTTCGAGGCGCGGGCGGAGTCGCTGCCGCCGCTGATCCGCAAGCGCGCCCGCCACGTGGTGACGGAGATCGAGCGCACGCTGGAGGCCGCCGAGGCGCTGGAGCGCAACGACGCCGCGCGCGTGGGCGACCTGATGAACGCCAGCCACGCCAGCCTGCGCGACGACTTCGAGGTGTCGCGTCGCGAGCTGGACGTGATCGTGGAACTGGCGCAGGCGCAGGGTGCCTGCTACGGCGCGCGGATGACGGGCGCGGGCTTTGGCGGATGCGCGGTGGCGCTGGTGCAGACCGAGGGCGCGGAGGCGTTCGCGGCCTCCGTTGCGGCGGACTACCAGCGCGCCACGGACCTGGAGGCGCGCGTGTACGTCTGCTCCGCGTCCGAGGGTGCGTCGCTGGAGCAGATGGAGTACGCGGCGTAG
- a CDS encoding ABC transporter permease: MEATVAVRRAPAAGSMRRWWSAMGATGGAVIALVILVLANAIFTPNFATTGNFWNVLFQLSVTLLVAVGMTLVIATGGIDLSVGSVMAISAAVAAVTVDQGLVIAIPLALLAGAAVGLLNGAFVSTFKVQAIVVTLATLLAGRGLAQVINRDGALITINDPGFLVLGRGHIGPVPVQVLIAAAVVALGIFVLRSTPFGRYVLAAGGNPAAARLAGVPVNRTVITVYVMSGMLAALAGLVEASRLGASAAARIGQGAELDAIAAVVVGGTLLSGGRATMMGTVVGALIMQVIATSFNMLLIPYAWALAFKALIILFAVYLQLPRRV, encoded by the coding sequence ATGGAGGCAACGGTGGCCGTGCGGCGGGCGCCCGCGGCGGGATCCATGAGGCGGTGGTGGAGCGCGATGGGCGCCACGGGGGGCGCGGTGATCGCGCTCGTCATTCTGGTGCTGGCCAACGCCATCTTCACCCCCAACTTCGCCACGACGGGCAACTTCTGGAACGTGCTGTTCCAGCTGTCCGTCACCCTGCTGGTGGCGGTGGGAATGACGCTGGTGATCGCCACCGGCGGCATCGACCTGTCCGTCGGTTCGGTGATGGCGATCAGCGCGGCGGTCGCGGCGGTGACGGTGGATCAGGGGCTGGTCATCGCCATTCCGCTGGCGCTGCTGGCGGGCGCGGCGGTCGGCCTGCTGAACGGCGCCTTCGTGTCCACTTTCAAGGTGCAGGCGATCGTCGTCACCCTGGCGACGCTGCTGGCGGGGCGCGGGCTGGCGCAGGTCATCAACCGCGACGGCGCGCTCATCACCATCAACGATCCCGGCTTTCTGGTGCTGGGCCGCGGGCACATCGGCCCGGTGCCGGTGCAGGTGCTGATCGCGGCGGCCGTGGTGGCCCTGGGCATCTTCGTCCTTCGATCGACGCCGTTCGGGCGCTACGTGCTGGCGGCGGGCGGCAACCCCGCGGCGGCGCGGCTGGCCGGCGTCCCCGTCAACCGGACGGTGATCACCGTCTACGTGATGAGCGGGATGCTCGCCGCGCTTGCCGGCCTCGTCGAAGCCTCGCGCCTGGGCGCCAGCGCGGCGGCGCGCATCGGGCAGGGCGCGGAGCTGGACGCCATCGCCGCCGTCGTCGTCGGTGGAACGCTGCTGAGCGGCGGCCGCGCGACGATGATGGGGACCGTGGTGGGCGCGCTGATCATGCAGGTGATCGCCACCAGCTTCAACATGCTGCTCATTCCGTACGCCTGGGCGCTGGCGTTCAAGGCGCTCATCATCCTCTTTGCCGTGTACCTCCAACTCCCGAGGCGGGTCTAG
- the uppS gene encoding polyprenyl diphosphate synthase, which translates to MSHDPLLHEVRLNGAVPRHVAVIMDGNGRWARERGKPREFGHRAGMRAVRASVEAAIEAGVEVLTLYAFSAENWGRPPTEVSALMGLLELYVRRERRDLKEKGVEVRCIGEMDRLGPRTRGALQSIIDHTRGGPKMRLNLAISYGARQEIVLAARRLAERVAAGTLLPGEIDEALFAQQTYTPDDPDPDLLIRTSGEMRISNFMLWQLAYTELYVTPVLWPDFGREQFYQALLEYQRRERRFGRVLAT; encoded by the coding sequence ATGTCGCACGATCCGCTGCTTCACGAAGTCCGCCTGAACGGAGCCGTTCCGCGCCACGTGGCCGTCATCATGGACGGCAACGGGCGCTGGGCGCGCGAACGTGGAAAACCCCGCGAGTTCGGTCATCGCGCGGGGATGCGCGCCGTACGCGCCTCCGTGGAGGCCGCCATCGAGGCCGGCGTGGAGGTGCTGACGCTGTACGCCTTCTCCGCGGAAAACTGGGGCCGGCCGCCCACGGAAGTTTCCGCGCTCATGGGGCTGCTGGAGCTGTACGTGCGCCGCGAGCGCCGCGACCTCAAGGAAAAAGGGGTCGAGGTGCGCTGCATCGGCGAGATGGACCGCCTGGGGCCGCGCACGCGGGGCGCCCTGCAGTCCATCATCGACCACACGCGCGGCGGGCCCAAGATGCGCCTGAACCTGGCCATCAGCTACGGCGCGCGGCAGGAGATCGTCCTGGCCGCACGCCGGCTGGCGGAGCGCGTGGCCGCCGGAACGCTGCTCCCGGGCGAGATCGACGAAGCGCTGTTCGCGCAGCAGACGTACACCCCCGACGATCCCGATCCGGACCTGCTCATCCGCACGTCCGGCGAAATGCGGATCAGCAACTTCATGCTCTGGCAGCTGGCCTACACCGAGCTGTACGTGACTCCCGTCCTGTGGCCGGACTTCGGGCGCGAACAGTTCTACCAGGCGCTGCTGGAATACCAGAGACGCGAGCGGCGGTTCGGCCGCGTGCTCGCTACCTGA
- a CDS encoding family 43 glycosylhydrolase, which translates to MQSSLRVPGPVSYRPLYPEAADQGDPYLLAIPEGVAAAHRYYVYVTRDETSDGRGGTASAGAFPAFASDDLETWRPIGPTLAGDATKYAFWAPCVRYVAGLERPYVMLYSHGAGLGEQAHIGHQIRRADAEQPEGPFIDTGHVLTPDADFAIDADVYAGPDGVMRMAYAIDFIQDEPYGTGIVEVAINDDLTRVLSSPALLARPTEQWQLFDATRRLPWMHIPGVDWATDTVRWSTVEGPVGGLTNPQGRRVYLYSGGCYYGFYAVGALVENAAGALENVTRDGRGFVLGQLPEHGFYAPGHCDWFKAADGREWLVTHARFGSPTAPRNAALVELRWDADGLPYCPRPGE; encoded by the coding sequence ATGCAATCCTCTCTGCGTGTTCCCGGGCCGGTGAGCTACCGGCCCCTGTACCCGGAAGCCGCCGACCAGGGCGATCCCTATCTGCTCGCCATTCCCGAGGGCGTGGCGGCGGCGCACCGCTACTACGTCTACGTGACGCGCGACGAAACCAGCGACGGCCGCGGCGGCACCGCGTCGGCGGGCGCCTTTCCCGCGTTCGCCTCCGACGATCTGGAAACGTGGCGCCCCATCGGCCCCACGCTGGCCGGCGACGCCACGAAGTACGCCTTCTGGGCGCCGTGCGTGCGCTACGTGGCCGGACTGGAGCGGCCGTACGTGATGCTGTACTCGCACGGCGCCGGGCTGGGCGAGCAGGCCCACATCGGCCACCAGATCCGCCGGGCGGACGCCGAGCAGCCGGAAGGGCCGTTCATCGACACCGGCCACGTCCTTACGCCCGACGCGGATTTCGCCATCGACGCCGATGTGTACGCCGGGCCGGACGGGGTGATGCGGATGGCGTACGCCATCGACTTCATTCAGGACGAGCCGTACGGCACCGGCATCGTGGAAGTCGCCATCAACGACGACCTTACGCGCGTCCTCTCGTCCCCCGCCCTGCTGGCGCGCCCCACGGAGCAGTGGCAGCTGTTCGATGCCACGCGGCGCCTGCCGTGGATGCACATTCCCGGCGTGGACTGGGCGACGGACACCGTGCGCTGGAGCACCGTCGAGGGCCCGGTCGGCGGCCTGACCAATCCGCAGGGCCGGCGCGTGTACCTGTACAGCGGCGGCTGCTACTACGGCTTCTACGCCGTGGGCGCGCTGGTCGAGAACGCCGCGGGCGCGCTGGAAAACGTCACGCGCGACGGCCGCGGCTTCGTGCTGGGGCAGCTGCCGGAGCACGGGTTCTACGCGCCGGGCCACTGCGACTGGTTCAAGGCGGCGGACGGGCGCGAGTGGCTGGTCACGCACGCCCGGTTCGGCTCGCCCACCGCGCCGCGCAACGCCGCGCTCGTGGAGCTGCGCTGGGATGCGGACGGCCTTCCGTACTGCCCCAGGCCGGGGGAGTAG
- a CDS encoding UDP-glucose--hexose-1-phosphate uridylyltransferase, whose amino-acid sequence MADASTGLDALGDNPHRRLNLLTGEWVLVSPHRAKRPWQGQTEAIPADTRPAHDPTCYLCPGNERAGGEHNPDYAGTFVFDNDFAALRPDTGDAQTEIGGLLRARTEPGICRVICFSPRHDLSLPQMAVPAIRGVVDLWADEYARLGALPEIGHVQIFENKGEMMGCSNPHPHGQIWAQRSVPMAAAREGERQAEHFAAHGRTLLADYLALELDLAERIVVENDHFVALVPFWAVWPFETIVISRRPARDLTALSSEERDGLADVLKRLTGRYDALFGVSFPYSAGIHQAPTDGEPHPEWHLHMHFYPPLLRSATVKKFMVGYEMMGEPQRDVTPESSAARLRDVAESGGVR is encoded by the coding sequence ATGGCTGACGCATCCACCGGGCTGGACGCGCTGGGCGACAACCCGCACCGCCGGCTGAACCTGCTCACCGGCGAGTGGGTGCTCGTATCCCCGCACCGCGCCAAGCGCCCGTGGCAGGGCCAGACCGAGGCGATCCCCGCCGACACGCGCCCCGCGCACGATCCCACCTGCTACCTGTGCCCCGGCAACGAGCGCGCGGGCGGCGAGCACAACCCGGATTACGCCGGCACCTTCGTCTTCGACAACGACTTCGCCGCGCTCCGGCCGGACACGGGCGACGCGCAGACGGAAATCGGCGGGCTGCTGCGGGCGCGCACGGAGCCGGGCATCTGCCGCGTCATCTGCTTCAGCCCGCGGCACGATCTGTCGCTGCCGCAGATGGCAGTGCCCGCCATCCGCGGCGTGGTGGATCTGTGGGCGGACGAATACGCGCGGCTGGGCGCCCTGCCGGAGATCGGCCACGTGCAGATCTTTGAGAACAAGGGGGAAATGATGGGGTGCAGCAATCCCCATCCGCACGGCCAGATCTGGGCGCAGCGCTCCGTGCCCATGGCCGCCGCGCGCGAGGGCGAACGCCAGGCCGAGCACTTTGCCGCGCATGGACGCACGCTGCTGGCGGACTACCTCGCTCTCGAGCTGGATCTCGCCGAGCGGATCGTGGTCGAGAACGACCACTTCGTCGCGCTGGTTCCGTTCTGGGCCGTGTGGCCGTTCGAGACCATCGTCATCAGCCGGCGTCCCGCGCGCGACCTGACGGCGCTTTCGTCCGAGGAGCGCGACGGGCTGGCGGACGTGCTCAAGCGGCTGACGGGGCGGTACGACGCGCTGTTCGGTGTCTCGTTTCCGTACTCCGCCGGCATCCACCAGGCGCCCACGGACGGCGAACCGCACCCGGAGTGGCACCTGCACATGCACTTTTATCCACCCCTTCTGCGCAGCGCGACGGTCAAGAAATTCATGGTCGGATACGAGATGATGGGCGAGCCCCAGCGCGACGTGACGCCGGAATCCAGCGCCGCGCGCCTGCGTGACGTGGCGGAAAGCGGAGGTGTGCGATGA
- the galE gene encoding UDP-glucose 4-epimerase GalE yields MKVLVTGGAGYIGSAVVHQLVAGGDEVVVFDNLTQGHRAAVHPDAVLIEGDLSERGAIDAALSEHRPEGILHFASHTLVGESMEFPFRHLGNNVRCGLNLLESAVDHGVRRFILSSTANLFGQPDRDLIDEETTISPGSPYGESKFILERILHWMDDRFGMRYAALRYFNACGALSPDLGEDHDPETHLIPLVLQVALGQREHVTIFGDDYDTPDGTCIRDYVHVADLADAHIRALHALDGGSRTYNLGSGTGFSVREVIETCRAVTGHAIPATVGPRRPGDPAVLVASSERIRGELGWSPRYDDLRTIVESAWAWHQSHPRGYGDRAPHAS; encoded by the coding sequence ATGAAGGTTCTGGTCACCGGCGGCGCCGGATACATCGGAAGCGCCGTGGTCCACCAGTTGGTGGCGGGCGGCGACGAAGTGGTGGTCTTCGACAACCTCACGCAGGGCCACCGCGCCGCCGTCCACCCGGACGCCGTCCTCATCGAAGGCGACCTGTCGGAGCGCGGCGCCATCGACGCGGCGCTCTCGGAGCACCGGCCGGAGGGCATTCTGCACTTCGCCTCGCACACGCTGGTGGGCGAGTCGATGGAGTTCCCCTTCCGCCACCTGGGGAACAACGTGCGCTGCGGCCTGAACCTGCTGGAAAGCGCGGTGGACCACGGGGTGCGGCGCTTCATCCTGTCCTCCACCGCCAACCTGTTCGGCCAGCCGGACCGCGACCTGATCGACGAAGAAACGACGATTTCGCCGGGCAGCCCGTACGGCGAGTCCAAGTTCATCCTGGAGCGTATCCTTCACTGGATGGACGACCGCTTCGGAATGCGCTACGCCGCGCTGCGCTACTTCAACGCGTGCGGCGCGCTCAGCCCCGACCTGGGCGAAGACCACGATCCGGAAACGCACCTCATCCCCCTGGTCCTGCAGGTCGCCCTGGGCCAGCGCGAGCATGTGACGATCTTCGGGGACGACTACGACACGCCGGACGGCACCTGCATCCGCGACTACGTCCACGTGGCGGACCTGGCGGACGCGCACATCCGCGCGCTGCACGCGCTGGACGGCGGCAGCCGCACCTACAACCTGGGAAGCGGCACCGGCTTCAGCGTGCGCGAGGTCATCGAGACCTGCCGCGCCGTCACCGGCCACGCCATTCCCGCCACGGTCGGCCCCCGGCGCCCCGGTGATCCGGCCGTGCTGGTGGCCTCCAGCGAACGCATTCGCGGCGAGCTGGGCTGGTCGCCCAGGTACGACGACCTGCGCACCATCGTGGAAAGCGCCTGGGCGTGGCACCAGTCGCATCCGCGCGGCTACGGCGACCGCGCTCCCCACGCCTCCTGA
- a CDS encoding glycoside hydrolase family 43 protein — protein sequence MGTDARHVVESGMNGTRSGMMRIGALLLACALPACAPASNAPAASASSGARTYTNPVLDVDFPDPTVIRAADGMYYAYATQTERDGTTLNIQMARSRDLATWEHIGDALPAKPRWARTTQDFWAPHVAHHDGTYYLYYSAKPDAAVSDTTRGLCLAVATSRRPEGPFADKGEPLQCGSGFVNIDPMSFDDPATGKRLLYWGSGFGPIKVQELAADRVSFAAGSRPVDLVPALPESDSTQYQRLVEGAWVTYHAPYYYLFYSGDNCCGPRAHYAALVARSRSATGPFQTLAEATGARTSAILEAGGQWTAPGHNSVITDASGTDWIFYHAVDVRRPRSKPSDDVNTRRVMLMDRLIYVDGWPRVDRGPSAEPRPGPR from the coding sequence ATGGGCACTGACGCGCGGCACGTGGTGGAATCCGGGATGAACGGCACGCGATCGGGGATGATGCGCATCGGCGCGCTGCTGCTGGCGTGCGCGCTCCCGGCCTGCGCGCCCGCATCCAACGCTCCGGCGGCGTCCGCGTCGAGCGGTGCGCGGACGTACACCAATCCCGTGCTGGACGTGGATTTTCCCGATCCCACGGTGATCCGCGCGGCGGACGGGATGTACTACGCCTACGCCACGCAGACGGAGCGGGACGGCACGACGCTCAACATCCAGATGGCGCGCTCGCGCGATCTTGCGACGTGGGAGCACATCGGGGACGCGCTGCCGGCCAAGCCGCGCTGGGCGCGCACCACGCAGGACTTCTGGGCGCCGCACGTGGCCCATCACGACGGCACGTACTACCTGTACTACTCCGCCAAACCGGACGCCGCGGTCAGCGACACCACGCGCGGCCTGTGCCTGGCCGTGGCGACGTCGCGCCGTCCGGAAGGACCGTTTGCCGACAAGGGCGAGCCGCTGCAGTGCGGATCGGGGTTCGTGAACATCGACCCGATGTCGTTCGATGATCCCGCCACGGGAAAGCGGCTGCTGTACTGGGGATCGGGCTTCGGGCCCATCAAGGTGCAGGAACTGGCGGCGGACCGCGTGTCGTTCGCGGCGGGGAGCCGGCCGGTGGATCTGGTGCCCGCGCTGCCGGAGTCGGATTCCACGCAGTACCAGCGGCTGGTGGAGGGCGCCTGGGTGACGTACCACGCGCCGTACTACTACCTGTTCTACTCCGGCGACAACTGCTGCGGCCCGCGTGCGCACTACGCCGCGCTGGTCGCGCGTTCGCGCAGCGCGACGGGGCCGTTCCAGACGCTGGCGGAGGCCACGGGCGCGCGCACCAGCGCCATTCTGGAGGCGGGCGGGCAGTGGACGGCGCCGGGGCACAACTCGGTCATCACCGACGCCAGCGGGACGGACTGGATCTTCTACCACGCAGTGGATGTGCGGCGTCCGCGCTCCAAGCCGTCGGACGACGTGAACACGCGCCGGGTGATGCTGATGGACCGGCTGATCTACGTGGACGGATGGCCGCGCGTGGACCGCGGCCCGTCCGCCGAGCCGAGGCCGGGGCCGCGGTAA
- a CDS encoding ABC transporter permease subunit: MEHQGQTGGTALGVAPGPADSHVGAGAGVAAPVPALRARAASLLQRQGTMIALIAVCVFGVIRYEAFATPENLLNVLRQNSMLGFVALGMTMVVLTGGIDLSVGSVLALGGITAAALSPYGTFAAIAGGLAAGAVLGVVNGVLITRARIQPFIVTLAMMIAVRGVALGTTNENSVRVDRAAEGFLWLGRGRLLGVPVPVLLAALAFLIGWTVLRYTRYGRYVYASGDHQDAARLLGLKVDGVLITTYAVSGVLAALAGVVLAGRLGAGQPVAGAGWELDAIAAVVVGGTLLSGGQGGVGATLVGVLLLGVIFNLFNLEGTITPWWQGVLRGVFLLGVVVIQSRLQRRTPHGH, encoded by the coding sequence GTGGAACACCAGGGGCAGACCGGCGGCACGGCGCTCGGCGTCGCGCCCGGGCCGGCGGACAGCCACGTGGGCGCCGGAGCGGGAGTGGCCGCGCCGGTGCCGGCGCTGCGCGCGCGGGCCGCGTCGCTGCTGCAGCGGCAGGGGACGATGATCGCGCTGATCGCCGTGTGCGTCTTCGGCGTCATTCGCTACGAGGCGTTCGCCACGCCCGAGAACCTGCTGAACGTGCTGCGGCAGAACAGCATGCTCGGCTTCGTGGCGCTGGGGATGACGATGGTGGTGCTCACCGGCGGCATCGACCTGTCCGTCGGCTCGGTGCTGGCGCTGGGAGGGATTACCGCCGCCGCGCTGTCGCCGTACGGCACCTTTGCCGCCATCGCCGGCGGGCTCGCCGCGGGCGCGGTTCTGGGCGTGGTGAACGGCGTGCTGATCACCCGCGCGCGCATTCAGCCGTTCATCGTCACGCTTGCGATGATGATCGCGGTGCGCGGCGTGGCGCTGGGGACCACGAACGAGAACTCGGTGCGGGTGGACCGCGCGGCGGAGGGCTTTCTGTGGCTGGGCCGCGGGCGCCTGCTGGGCGTTCCCGTTCCCGTGCTGCTGGCCGCGCTCGCCTTCCTGATCGGGTGGACGGTGCTGCGCTACACGCGCTACGGCCGCTACGTGTACGCCTCCGGCGACCATCAGGACGCCGCGCGGCTGCTGGGATTGAAAGTGGACGGCGTGCTGATCACCACCTATGCCGTCAGCGGCGTGCTCGCCGCGCTGGCCGGCGTCGTCCTCGCGGGACGGCTCGGCGCGGGGCAGCCGGTGGCGGGAGCGGGATGGGAACTGGACGCCATCGCCGCCGTGGTCGTGGGCGGAACGCTGCTGAGCGGCGGGCAGGGCGGGGTGGGCGCCACCCTGGTGGGCGTGCTGCTGCTGGGCGTGATCTTCAACCTGTTCAACCTGGAAGGCACCATCACGCCGTGGTGGCAGGGCGTGCTGCGCGGCGTCTTCCTGCTCGGCGTCGTGGTGATCCAGAGCCGCCTGCAGCGCCGGACGCCTCATGGGCACTGA
- a CDS encoding family 43 glycosylhydrolase, translated as MAHEARFPSPADAPFAFDVTVAEDGRTMAVTGPDASGAVVTESFAVRERTHNGYLDFHAAVSARFRTRMPRNRRPAEIPSFTAPYQPLLTENLSPRVLHGYGDPAVIRVAGEDGPWYWLVATSNDAPDSFPVARSRDLRDWELTGFVFPAGHKPAWASDGAGMSDYWAPEMHEVGGEYRVYFAAREKDGLDLAIGVATAPTPHGPFTTPDQPLLRGGVIDAHVLVEDGDAWLFWKEDTNGVWPRLLHKLLFEHGRLIAELFPADEDQRTASLIAALWPWVRTREPMENFFVHQPLVEAVTGRFSEVRARLAELHARETENDVRDAIDAVLHAMRTPIWAQRLTADGLGLEGERTLVLENDQEWEAHLIEGVWVASCGGKYYLFYAGNDFSTSRYGIGAAVADAPLGPYRKLPGPLLRSTAEWWGPGHPSVAQGPDGGPWLFLHAFFPGRTGYNEFRALLTVPLVMNGDHVGIRAAE; from the coding sequence GTGGCGCACGAAGCTCGTTTCCCGTCACCCGCGGACGCGCCGTTCGCGTTCGATGTGACGGTCGCGGAGGATGGGCGGACGATGGCCGTCACTGGCCCGGACGCGTCCGGCGCGGTGGTGACAGAGTCCTTTGCCGTCCGGGAACGCACGCACAACGGGTATCTGGATTTCCACGCGGCCGTGTCCGCGCGGTTCCGCACGCGGATGCCGCGCAACCGGCGTCCCGCGGAAATCCCGTCCTTCACCGCGCCGTATCAACCGCTGCTGACGGAGAACCTGTCGCCGCGCGTGCTGCACGGGTACGGCGATCCCGCCGTCATCCGCGTGGCGGGAGAGGATGGGCCGTGGTACTGGCTCGTCGCCACCTCCAACGACGCGCCCGACTCCTTTCCCGTCGCGCGCTCGCGTGATCTGCGGGACTGGGAGCTGACCGGCTTCGTCTTTCCCGCCGGGCACAAGCCGGCGTGGGCGTCCGACGGCGCGGGAATGAGCGACTACTGGGCGCCGGAGATGCACGAGGTGGGCGGCGAGTACCGCGTCTACTTCGCCGCGCGCGAAAAGGACGGGCTGGACCTGGCCATCGGCGTGGCGACCGCGCCCACGCCGCACGGCCCGTTCACCACGCCGGACCAGCCGCTGCTGCGCGGCGGGGTGATCGACGCGCACGTGCTGGTGGAAGATGGCGATGCGTGGCTGTTCTGGAAGGAAGACACCAACGGCGTCTGGCCGCGTCTTCTCCACAAGCTGCTGTTCGAGCACGGCCGCCTGATCGCCGAACTGTTTCCGGCGGATGAGGACCAGCGCACCGCGTCGCTGATCGCCGCGCTGTGGCCGTGGGTGCGCACGCGCGAGCCGATGGAAAACTTCTTTGTCCATCAGCCCCTGGTAGAAGCCGTCACCGGCCGCTTCTCCGAAGTCCGCGCCCGCCTTGCCGAACTGCACGCGCGGGAGACGGAAAATGATGTGCGTGATGCCATCGACGCCGTCCTGCACGCCATGCGCACGCCGATCTGGGCGCAGCGCCTGACGGCGGACGGGCTGGGGCTGGAAGGGGAGCGGACGCTGGTGCTGGAAAACGATCAGGAGTGGGAGGCGCACCTGATCGAGGGCGTGTGGGTCGCGTCCTGTGGCGGCAAATACTACCTGTTCTACGCCGGCAACGACTTTTCCACCTCGCGCTACGGCATCGGCGCGGCGGTGGCGGACGCGCCGCTGGGGCCGTATCGCAAGCTGCCGGGACCGCTTCTGCGATCCACGGCGGAATGGTGGGGGCCGGGGCATCCGTCCGTGGCGCAGGGTCCGGATGGCGGTCCGTGGCTGTTTCTGCACGCCTTTTTTCCGGGCCGCACGGGATACAACGAATTCCGCGCCCTGCTTACGGTTCCGCTCGTCATGAACGGCGACCATGTGGGCATCCGCGCGGCGGAGTAG
- a CDS encoding family 43 glycosylhydrolase, with protein MIRSRGQVLLARAGFALFGAASFAACAPAAQSPESPAPVAAASGGSCTFTNPVARGADPWVEFRDGFYYMAQGKNPGEGQRSSIWVFRSRKLTDPMRDSVQVWTSPETGWNQTHIWAPEIRFVDGRWYIYYAGGRPGPQDAPFIYQRAGVLRAAGNDPRGAWEDLGALDTGGDLATRADDVWAIDFTVHRLNGQLYGFWSGWDNNTPVARTPQFIYVARMSNPSTISGPRVRISSPTESWERRVDPTDGLDLNEGPQVLEHNGHAFVIYSTRESWTRAYRLGQLRLTGTDPLQPSSWTKSGPVFAEANEVYGPGHNGFTKSPDGTEDWIIYHAKVDTGPNWNRVIRAQRFTWRADGSPDFGQPVASGVALPVPSGEPCTQ; from the coding sequence ATGATTCGCAGTCGTGGTCAGGTGTTGCTCGCCCGTGCCGGATTCGCCCTGTTCGGTGCCGCGTCGTTCGCCGCGTGCGCCCCCGCCGCGCAGTCGCCGGAGTCGCCGGCGCCCGTGGCGGCCGCGTCCGGCGGCTCGTGCACGTTCACCAATCCGGTGGCGCGCGGCGCGGACCCGTGGGTGGAGTTCCGCGACGGGTTCTACTACATGGCGCAGGGCAAGAATCCCGGCGAGGGACAACGTAGCAGCATCTGGGTGTTCCGGTCGAGAAAGCTCACCGATCCCATGCGCGACAGCGTGCAGGTGTGGACCTCCCCCGAGACCGGGTGGAACCAGACGCACATCTGGGCGCCGGAAATCCGCTTCGTCGACGGGCGCTGGTACATCTACTACGCCGGCGGCCGCCCCGGCCCGCAGGACGCGCCGTTCATCTACCAGCGCGCCGGCGTGCTGCGCGCGGCCGGAAACGATCCGCGCGGCGCGTGGGAAGATCTGGGCGCGCTGGACACCGGCGGCGACCTCGCCACCCGCGCCGACGACGTGTGGGCCATCGACTTCACCGTCCACCGCCTGAACGGGCAGCTGTACGGCTTCTGGTCCGGGTGGGACAACAACACGCCGGTGGCGCGCACGCCGCAGTTCATCTACGTGGCGCGCATGTCCAACCCGTCGACGATCAGCGGGCCGCGCGTGCGCATCTCGTCGCCCACGGAAAGTTGGGAGCGCCGCGTGGATCCCACCGACGGGCTGGATCTGAACGAGGGGCCGCAGGTGCTGGAGCACAACGGCCACGCGTTCGTCATCTACTCCACCCGTGAGTCGTGGACGCGCGCGTACCGGCTGGGGCAGCTGCGCCTGACGGGAACCGATCCGCTGCAGCCCTCCAGCTGGACCAAGAGCGGGCCGGTGTTCGCCGAAGCCAACGAGGTGTACGGCCCCGGCCACAATGGGTTCACCAAGTCGCCAGACGGGACCGAGGACTGGATCATCTACCACGCCAAGGTGGATACCGGGCCCAACTGGAACCGCGTCATCCGCGCGCAGCGCTTCACCTGGCGCGCGGACGGATCGCCGGACTTCGGGCAGCCCGTGGCGTCCGGCGTGGCCCTGCCGGTCCCGTCCGGCGAGCCGTGCACGCAGTGA